The genomic stretch TTTTAATTCCCCTCAAACGTTTTCAGTTTATAAACACTTAAATAatatgcttcttttttattttcttttgttttttgctttacatttaatgttttttctttcagagGACATCTATTGAgaatatggaaaaggaaaatgcaaCATTGCTGACAGAGTTTGTCCTCACAGGACTTACACACAAACCAGAGTGGAAAATCCCCCTATTCCTGCTGTTCTTGGTGACATATCTCATCACTATGGCAGGGAACCTTGGTCTTATTGCTGTCATCTGGAATGACCCTCACCTTCACATTCCTATGTACTTACTTCTTGGGAGTTTAGCCTTTGTAGATGTTGGTTATCATCCTCAGTGATGCCAAAAATGCTAATCAACTTGTTAACTATGAGCAAGacaatctctctctctgaatgcatgctgcaatttttttcctttggaaccAGTGCAACCACAGAATGCTTTGTCTTGGCAGTCATGGCTTATGATCGCTATGTAGCCATATGCAAGCCTCTATTTTATCCAGTCATTGTGACCAATAGACTATGTGTACGACTATTGCTTTTGTCATTTGTTGGTGGCTTTCTTCATTCCTTGTTTCATGAAAGTTTTTTATTGAGGTTAACATTCTGTAATTCCAAAATAATTTATCACTTTTATTGTGATATCATACCATTGTTAAAGATTTCCTGTACTGATCCTTCTATTAATTTtctaatgctttttattttttctggttcaATTCAAGTATTCACCATTTTGACTGTCCTCACGTCTTATTCATTTGtcctttttacaattttaaaaaagaggtcTATCAAAAGCATAAAGCCTTCTCCACTTGTGGGGCCCATCTCTTATCTGTGTCTTTGTACTATGGGACTCTTCTCTTCATGTATGTGCGCCCTACATCTCCACAAGCAGATGATCAAAATATGATGGACTCTTTGTTTTATACTGTCTTAATTCCTGTGTTAAATCCCATTATTTACAGTCTGAGAAATAAGCAGGTTCTTGATTCATTCAcaaaaacattaaagagaaatatttagaTCTCAGAtgagaagttattttctttttatcaagaCACAAATTCATTAAggttatatttgaatattttgtgatacatgttgaaacttttccagttAAATTGTCctagctttttgttttcatttttgcattttctggaaaattttttattttctggtgcaacagggatttgaactcaggaccttgactCACAATTCCTAGGCAAGAGcgctatcatttgagccatacttGAGCCTTCTTTCCTTTAATgcaatttccttttccctttagtttattttcagaacAGATCTTGAACTTTTTCTCACTTTAGCCTTAGACCAGAATCCTCCTTCTTCTATTTccaaagtagcttggattacaggcatgagttactttttgaaatagtgtctcaccaacactttttgcccgggctggctttaaATCACAATCCTTGTTCTCTGCTTTTGGAGTAGCTTGTATTATAGCTATATACTACCATAACAAGTCTCTATTTTGGGGAGAATTTTGATATGGGATCTTATTATgtaacacaggctggccttgaactggctaGGTAGtataggctggctttgaatttgtgaTTCCCATGTGCTGGGATATAGGATATACCAACCATATCTAACTAGGGCTGAAACTTTGTATTCATGTGCAGGCATTGCAGAGATTGGCTATAGGAGGATAATTGTGCACTGGTCCTCACCATGATTTCAGAAGGAGTTCACATTCTCATGCAAACATTCTTTCCTTGAGGAATGGATGATCAGTTTATCCCAGGAACTGCTACATGCTTTCTTTTGGTGTCATGATCCTAGACTTGTAATAAGGATTTGTTGCTCCTTTTGACTCAGAGCATTAGAAGAGTTTTCATCTTCTGATTCTgcttattctccttcttcctttctgcatCTTAAAATTGTGGCTTCTGTGAAATGGTTGTTCTGGGTAATAGAAAACCTGATCACATCCTATCTGGAAGTTCTTCTGACTCACCTCAGTGCTCCACATGGcttgcatttcattttaaaaataaattattagtaACTAGCAAAGTCCATTAGATATTTCTACATGTCATTTATAAACTTATAAAGAAATTTAGTCAACTGTTCATGGAATACTATGGCAAagtagaaagcaaacaaaaacatttttcaggTTTCTGTGTTCTTCACTGCATTTTATAAATGCAGTAAGTGCTAAAATGGTATAGATCCTTTGGTCAGGAGTTTGATATGATGTCTTTGATACTAACCCTGCTTTGATTGGCTTGTGGAATTTTTAGTCCATAGTGGTAGTGGGCTCATGTGGTTGAACACAGGCAAATTCATGAATTCAGCTATCCACCAAAAAGTCCTTTGTTCCACTTCATTTTGGAGAATAACAAATTCTCAT from Castor canadensis chromosome 5, mCasCan1.hap1v2, whole genome shotgun sequence encodes the following:
- the LOC109703281 gene encoding LOW QUALITY PROTEIN: olfactory receptor 5H8-like (The sequence of the model RefSeq protein was modified relative to this genomic sequence to represent the inferred CDS: inserted 2 bases in 2 codons), producing MEKENATLLTEFVLTGLTHKPEWKIPLFLLFLVTYLITMAGNLGLIAVIWNDPHLHIPMYLLLGSLAFVDVXLSSSVMPKMLINLLTMSKTISLSECMLQFFSFGTSATTECFVLAVMAYDRYVAICKPLFYPVIVTNRLCVRLLLLSFVGGFLHSLFHESFLLRLTFCNSKIIYHFYCDIIPLLKISCTDPSINFLMLFIFSGSIQVFTILTVLTSYSFVLFTILKKRSIKXHKAFSTCGAHLLSVSLYYGTLLFMYVRPTSPQADDQNMMDSLFYTVLIPVLNPIIYSLRNKQVLDSFTKTLKRNI